One Terriglobales bacterium genomic window, GCAGTTGTGCTGCTCATCCCGCGAGCCGTACACCAGGGTGAGTCTGGGGTTGCCCAGCGCCATCTGGTAGAGCTCTTCCAGGGCGCGCGAAGCCAGGGGCTCGCGCAGCTCCGCCAGGTACTTCTTGCGGAAGAGCGGCCACTGCACGGGGCGCGCGTGGTACCAGCGCCGCAGCGCATGCGAGGGTGCCAGGTCCTTCAGCCAAGCGTCGAGCGCCGCGCCCTGCTTGCTGATGCCGCGTGGCCACAACCGCTCCACCAGAACCCGCACCCCGTCCGCGGGAGTCGGCTTCTCGTAGGCGCGTTTGACCTCGACAGCCATGGGCTCGCCTACCATAATAGTCGCTTGCCGAAGGCGCTGAAAACCCGCCTGCTCCCCGCCCTGTTCGGCGTTACCTTGCTCGCGTTGCTGGGGATGATGGCCTGCGAAGGGCCTTCGCCCTGGCCGCCGGAGTCCGAACTCCACCTCACCCCGCAGCAGGCGCGCGGCCGGCTGGTCTACCAGGCCCGCTGCCTGGCCTGCCACGAGGCTTACTCCTCCAGCTCGCACCGCGGACCCTCGCTGCAGGGGCTCTTCAAAAAGCCGGAGATGCCCAGCGGCACTCCCGCCAACGACGATCGCCTGCGCGAGGTCATCACCCTGGGCCGCGCCAAGATGCCTGCCTTCCGCAACCTCTCCCCCGAGCAG contains:
- a CDS encoding DUF488 family protein, producing the protein MAVEVKRAYEKPTPADGVRVLVERLWPRGISKQGAALDAWLKDLAPSHALRRWYHARPVQWPLFRKKYLAELREPLASRALEELYQMALGNPRLTLVYGSRDEQHNCAIILKELLEGMRKPPASSGPVGAAAAGGRRRAVRRR
- a CDS encoding cytochrome c, translated to MPKALKTRLLPALFGVTLLALLGMMACEGPSPWPPESELHLTPQQARGRLVYQARCLACHEAYSSSSHRGPSLQGLFKKPEMPSGTPANDDRLREVITLGRAKMPAFRNLSPEQ